The Halomonas sp. KG2 genome contains a region encoding:
- a CDS encoding LysR family transcriptional regulator encodes MRAEQVQAFIDVTEHGSFAAAARHTGIKRSTLSATVNALEDSLGVVLFERSGNSLQLTAVGESVLPDCYRLLTSASRIKKHCQQHLQGVESQLCIARDDALPEAFWRQVMHDLKQRYPLTAISVYLLPPQEHPQFVLRQTVDIAFGLYTAEGADVNASNLAPVSMCLVAATSHPLSRLPSVTRDDLAQYTQVCLTYEQGDKLVSEALFSTNYLGLTMFEVIRDAAINGTGWALLPYPLVKEAIESHQLCALNHDLALDSHYYRYVEGESLGVVATALLTKVSRFLGTTR; translated from the coding sequence ATGCGCGCAGAACAAGTGCAGGCGTTTATTGACGTTACTGAACATGGCTCCTTTGCGGCGGCCGCGCGACACACAGGGATAAAGCGCAGCACGCTAAGCGCCACAGTGAATGCCTTGGAAGATAGTCTTGGGGTCGTGCTGTTCGAGCGCTCAGGCAATAGCCTACAGCTCACTGCGGTAGGTGAAAGCGTGCTGCCGGACTGCTACCGACTGCTGACAAGTGCCAGCCGAATCAAAAAACACTGCCAACAGCACCTGCAAGGCGTAGAAAGCCAGCTGTGCATTGCCAGGGATGATGCGTTGCCCGAAGCATTTTGGCGACAAGTCATGCACGATTTAAAGCAGCGCTATCCGCTTACGGCCATCTCGGTATATTTATTGCCTCCTCAAGAGCACCCACAGTTCGTCCTTCGCCAAACCGTTGATATCGCCTTTGGGTTGTATACCGCTGAAGGTGCCGACGTAAATGCCAGTAATCTTGCACCGGTGAGCATGTGCCTAGTAGCGGCAACGTCGCACCCGCTAAGCCGCTTGCCCAGCGTTACCCGCGATGATCTCGCCCAATATACCCAGGTGTGCTTAACCTATGAGCAGGGCGATAAGCTAGTCAGTGAGGCACTTTTTTCGACAAATTACCTCGGGCTGACCATGTTCGAGGTCATTCGCGATGCCGCTATCAATGGCACTGGCTGGGCACTACTACCCTACCCATTGGTGAAAGAAGCCATAGAAAGCCATCAGCTTTGCGCGTTAAATCATGATCTCGCCCTGGACAGCCACTATTATCGCTACGTAGAGGGTGAAAGCCTGGGCGTAGTCGCCACCGCGCTGCTAACGAAGGTGTCACGCTTTTTAGGCACTACCCGTTGA